Proteins encoded within one genomic window of bacterium:
- a CDS encoding DUF362 domain-containing protein yields the protein MKRAKVVVLKTSPASVVADYGELMRRAGYREVLKPEIPTLIKLNLSWTKYFPACSSQPWQVHGVVKTMIDDGYERDKIIPIENKTVVTNPIKGANNNRWMKVLDQYGLDFVPLPDVKWIKHQFSEPLMKLSEIFPEGIEVPEMFMGKNVVHLPTVKTHGHSTTTGAIKNSFGGLLKTVRHYAHKYMHEVLVDLMIMQKELHPAIFAVMDGTVCGNGAGPRTMLPVEKDYILASSDSVAIDSVAASMMGFDPMTIPYLRMCHERGLGVARPDEIEVEGEDIEGVNFGFTVKRSFVIWGDQLIRKGWLQPMEKLLLHSPLVVWAPFASNVYHDMFWYPTVGRSRIRQFNKGKWGRLFDSYG from the coding sequence GTGAAACGAGCCAAAGTAGTCGTGCTGAAAACATCTCCCGCGTCGGTGGTTGCCGATTACGGTGAACTTATGAGAAGAGCTGGATACAGGGAGGTTCTGAAACCTGAAATTCCGACACTTATCAAGCTCAACCTTTCCTGGACAAAATACTTCCCAGCCTGCTCATCCCAGCCCTGGCAGGTTCACGGTGTCGTCAAGACCATGATCGATGACGGTTACGAGAGAGACAAGATCATCCCCATTGAGAACAAAACTGTGGTTACAAACCCGATCAAGGGGGCTAACAACAACCGCTGGATGAAGGTACTCGATCAGTATGGGCTGGATTTTGTTCCTCTCCCCGATGTCAAATGGATCAAACACCAGTTTTCGGAGCCTCTCATGAAGTTAAGTGAGATATTTCCGGAAGGTATTGAGGTTCCTGAAATGTTCATGGGAAAAAACGTGGTGCACCTGCCCACCGTCAAGACCCACGGCCACAGCACCACTACCGGCGCCATTAAAAACTCTTTCGGAGGACTCCTGAAGACTGTACGGCACTATGCTCACAAATATATGCATGAAGTGCTGGTGGACCTCATGATAATGCAGAAGGAGCTTCATCCTGCGATCTTTGCCGTTATGGACGGCACCGTTTGCGGTAACGGAGCGGGTCCGCGTACCATGCTGCCTGTGGAAAAAGACTACATCCTGGCCAGTTCAGACAGCGTTGCCATCGATTCCGTAGCCGCTTCCATGATGGGTTTCGACCCCATGACCATTCCCTACCTCCGGATGTGCCACGAGCGCGGCCTGGGGGTCGCTCGCCCTGATGAAATTGAGGTCGAGGGGGAGGATATCGAGGGTGTTAACTTCGGATTTACGGTGAAGCGCAGTTTCGTCATCTGGGGAGACCAGTTGATCCGAAAGGGCTGGCTGCAGCCCATGGAAAAGCTGCTTCTTCATTCCCCTCTGGTGGTATGGGCCCCCTTTGCCTCCAACGTGTATCACGACATGTTCTGGTATCCCACGGTGGGCAGGTCAAGGATCAGACAGTTCAACAAGGGTAAGTGGGGGAGGCTGTTTGACTCCTACGGTTAG